A window of Miscanthus floridulus cultivar M001 chromosome 12, ASM1932011v1, whole genome shotgun sequence genomic DNA:
TAATACACCCCCTAAACTAGGTGCTTATAATTATCTAATTAGCTAGTTAATGATACTATTTATAGTATGATTTTTGTTCTTATTCCATTTTAATCTCTAATAGTATCTTATATAAATAAAAATTAGGTCTTCCTAATATTTTCTCCATATCTTTTTGTTTTTATTATTGCTTATCAAATTAGTTTGTCCCAATAGTAAACACTCTAATTAGCTAGTTAATTAAAAATTAGTTATTTCCTTGTTTAATCCTTCAGAATAGATCTCCAATTGAATCTCTATTATTTAGCATTAGCGAGTGTGGTCAATATTTAAACGCTACGATGTTTACATTGTGGCCCTGTTTAACTACTTGTTATTACCGTAATTCTTTTTTCGGCCAAAGAATTAGATTGATCGGGTGAAGGTTAGAGGCCTGAGGCTAATTAAATTTCCTTCATTTTCTAGTTTTTTCTGCTTTCTTTTGTATCGCAACATAAACGTTTATTTGGGTGGTATGTATATCTTTGCAGTGTATACATTGCACGCcctcccccgcccccccccccccccccccccccccccccccacacacacacacacacactcaaatcctggctccgcccctgGATTTAGTAACTGACGCTTCATCGAACCAGTGGACTGTAGGGAGCCGATCTAGTTGGAGAGCACGTACAGTCTTTCCCGAGGAAGTTTCCGACGAAGAGGTCGTCGACGATGCCGGACCGTGCGCCGACGGTGACGTTCAGGTTGTCCGCTTCCTTCCCGAGGCGGTAGAGGTAGTCCTCCCCCTCCGCATCTTTCGCCTCCCACGACGACTGCTTCGACAGCTGCCGGCGCCCCGActccccctcctcgcctcctgtggccggcggcggcgacgaggagGCGGACGAGCACCGGATGGGCAGGAGGCGGCCCCGAATCGAGGCTctggaggtggaggtggcgcTGGGGTTccggcggcgggggcgggagaggtgggggtgggggtggggggagcAGGCGGCGACGgaggtggtggccatggcggggAGTCGCTGCGCAGCGCCGCAGTGTGCGCCGGCgtctgtgtatgtgtgtgtgatcgGCGGCCGTTGGGAGGCTCGTACGGCACTTCTGGCCTTATCTGTAACGGTCGTTCAGGAACACAGAAGAACCAAAAAAACATCAATTTTTAAATTCACAATTCATAATCTCAAATGTTGATTTTTTACAGAAAAATGCTACTTAGATTAAAAGAATTACGGGACTGCTAATTTCTCCAATCACCCGAAATTCACATTTACAGAGGCTTTTATCTTTCATTCATTTTATCATCTATAAGACTAAGATTATTCAGGGTGTCTGCTACTCTGCTTGTTGGAACAACGGATAAACCATGGTGTTCCATCGCATGATCGCAACACCAGGACCACACACAAAAGAAACTTTGTATCTTTCTGATCTGGGACTCCATTAGGGCACGTTCCGATACCATGGAATCAAGCCTCGGAATTGTTCCGGCCAGGAACGTAGCTCTATTTTATACAGCAAAGCAGCAGCGGGAACAGTTCCGGCCAGGATTAAGGCTAAACAAACGGGCCCTTAGTGGTCTACATCAACTCGCTGCCTCATTGGCAGTTTGGCACATTGAGAATACAGTTTACAAGCACCTTCCAGTCTTCACTCCACCCTACCATGCTATCACTGTACTACCGACGTGTCGCCAAACTATGTACATGCACGCGATCGATCGGCGAGCGTCAGCTACCTAGGATTCAGAACCTCGTCCGGTGAGCAGGAGCAATATCCCGGAGCAGAAGATGAGCGCAGCCAGCTAGCAGGAGTGCAGGACCGCGGCGTGACGACGCCGCGGGAGCTGCGGGACTCGTCGGCGGTGACCACCAGGACGCCGAGGTCGTCCCTCCGATGCCTGGCGGCCTCGAGGTACGCGACCCGGCCCACCAAGCCGTCGGTGGACCACCGCTGGTCCCACGCGCGgtgcaccaccacctccacctgcacCTCCGCGTCGCCCGCCGAGCGCCGGCCGGGCACCGTCCTCGCGGCCAGGTCAAGGCGGCCGCGTTGCCGCCGGCTCCTCCGGCTCGGGGTCGTCCACGCGGCCCCTGGTGACGCGGCGGCGGCAGACGGGACACGTGGAGTGCGCCAGCAACCAGGTGTCGACGCACTCTGCGTGGAAGGCGTGGCGGCAAGCGGGCAGGACGCGGAGCAGCTCAGCGGCGTCGAAGGCGCCCAGGCACACCGCGCACTCGGTGGCGCGGTCGGCATCGGCGTCGCCGTCGCCGAACCGGACTGCGGGGAGCGTGCCCACCGCGGAGCTGCTAAGCCCCGAGCGGCAACGGTCGCACGAGGAGGGCGCGAACCCgaggcccaagcctccggcgccCTCGCCGGGGCCGCGCTCCTTGCAGTGCTTGGCGtagatgaggaagaggaagagcgcCAGGAGCACGGCCGTGAGCACGCCCATGATGACGGCCGCGTCCacggccagcggcggcggcggtggagccaCTTTCGTCGTCGGCGACGGCGACTGCATGCCCTGACGCGTCGGCGGGGAAGGTGCCAGCGGCGACGTCATCCTGTCTCGATCATGGACGGCGTTCCGATGAATCGCTCGCGGTCGCGGGAGAGGATTTGCATGGCATGCGGTGGAAGTGGCAACGGAAAGCAGGCGGCGTGCCGGGCTTCCCTCTGAGATTATTGCACGGCTTACTTAAAAATAGCGCGAGCTATCTTTGATGGGGCAGTTCCAGTTCCATCCAACGGGGAGCTTGCTCAAGCTTCCAGTGAACCGAGTGATCCGTCAAACTCATAATGACGGTCAATTCCATAATTCCATCACGATCGTAGTAATTCACTGCTGATGGTCAATTCCATAATTCCATCACGATCGTAGTAATTCACTGCTGATGTATGAGTGTATCACAGTCAGTCAGACACGCTTGCAGAGGTGAGGCCAAAACAAGGCGCCGGTGCCCATTGCCCAACCACAAAAATTTCCAAATCGTGTCTGTCCAGCGTCCACTATTCAGCAATCAAACCCAACACACAACAATCTGGACAGAAACCACAATGGCTGCATTGATCGTCAAAGTGAAGAGTACAAACAGTTTCAAAATATCAGACAATATTCTACCCTGCAACAGTGTTGCAAGAAGATGGATTTTGGACAGAAAGGGGTCAATCAGGAAGCCAAGGGCTCCAGGAAAATAAAAGCTACTACTGCTAccattgccattgccattgcAATCACAGCATGCTTATCATAAAAGCACAGTGACAACAAAAATCATTAAGCAATCCATGAAATATGGATCGGCAGTGAAGTCAACACAGGGCgagaaaaaaacaagccgaaacactgttgcgactgatttgttgtgagacaaAAACAatattccggctgaaaaacaagcttaaaagtacggattataagataagcgaacagggcctaagtaCTGGTAAACCAGAGAGAGAAAAGATACAAACATATGACCACCATGCAGTGCAAGCCCTGATGTGTTTAGAGAAGTGTGATGGATAAGTCTATGTATTGGCTGGTTTTTGTGGGGCTGCAGCAAGGACAACATCCTTGACTaccatctaggacagcatctaagacaacagcatcttggcatatgcttggcatcttggcatatgcttggctggctagcaacctataaatatgtatccccaacccctcaggttggcatggcatttaaaaataaaccagaaaattaccacaactcctagtgtcatcctctctcgatgagagtaagaattctgctactaccaagagtaagaattcagcgactaacaagtggtatcagagccgtactatcctgtagcttgagcatctcctgctcatctcctttcACAGCCAcgcaacagccccagctgggAGCAGCAGCAACTCCGgtcgctcctgctcactcctcttcCTCTgcgcagctcgtctgaagcagccctctccccacgcagcagacccccggtagcgcgtcatatccgcagggcagtctcagtgcTCGGTCGCCTCAAGCatgcggcgtcggcaggaggccgaacttgccacgGCAGAGGAacacgagcgagcggcggcagagaccgctacggcgacggcaagggcgtcgaggctagcaGTGGCCAGAGcggcggcggatgcagcgcgtgcggcggcagcagaggtcgaggctctgcgcggcagaaTCAGCAGCTCTGTCTTTGCTGACGACAGCGCCGACAAAGACCTCGagctgctggggagggaggcagAGCGAGCatgggcggcgcagtgggcagccgcgcacgcccacgagcgcggcggcagcccagacaggcacggacgcggcggtggcgctcctggagaaggcgcgcacggcaaccgtggcggacgggtcgatggagagcgcggccttcacaggcagcgtggctctctctccctggatcggtaccgtggttaccacaggctccaggctgttgtcagggacatcGGCCCCGGCAGTGGGTGGCCTATcctcactaagaccaactacgtcgagtgggctgcggtgatgaggataaagctccaggtgcggcataTGTGGGAGACAGTCCGGTACGACGACGTTGACTACGACcaggatcgacgggcgctggatgccctcatcgctgtagtcccgtccgagatgcagttctcgcttaccaacaagcggactgccaaggaggcttgggacgccatcgctgcggcacgcattggtagcgaccgcgcccgcaagtccacactgcaggcacttcgcaaggagtgggagaacctggccttcaagccaggtgaggacgttgatgactttgctctccgtctcaacactctgttgtagaagaagatggtgcagttcggcgatgacacctacggcaaGGAGAGActtgtcgaaaagctcttccactacgtccccgagaagtacaagcagatggctcgcttgatcgagtccctgctggatctctccacgatgtcgatcgaggaggcgataggtcgcctcaaggtcatcgacagcgataagccacagtctctctcagggcccatcaccactggcgggaagctccttctcactcgagaGCAGTGGGCTGActgccaaggtgaccggaagaagggggagcgtTCTttcgcgacaggcggccgcaagcgtggcaagccgcgcaaggcgcaCAGAGACGCCTAGGCCGGGCatgaggacgtgccgagggtgatgcctgcAGAGGCGCCCAGGGCGACGCCGCCGGCAAGCACAAGCCAGCatgagacgacacctgccgcaactatggccagcttggccattgggccaaggactgtcgacagccacgacgcggctaggcccacatcgcacaggcggaggaggaggagcggctctgttcatggcacatgcaagcatcgagctacctccagcggcactggCCGCagtggctctcctccaccttgacgagccaaaagcacacgccctcctcggcgacggctccggcaacgacaagactgacgggtggtgcctcaacaccgacgccacccatcacatgaccggtcaacgggagttcttcaccgagcttgactctagcgtccgaggctccatcaagtttggggatgcctccggcgtggagatcaagggcgtcggcttcgtcatcttcaccgccgtgtctagtgagcacaggctgctcaccgaagtctaccacccccccccccccgttgaggaactccatcatcagcttaggACAGCTGAATGAGAACGGTtcacgcgtggtggttgaggatgaagtcatgaggatttgggatcgccgtcgctgccttcttgccaaggtatctagaagcgcaaatcgactctacgttcttaacgtgcaggtggcacaacccctctgtcacGCTGCTCGTCAggatgacgaggcgtggcagtggcacgagcgcttcgggcaccttcacttcgaggccctgaagcagctcagtgccacggagatggtgcgaggcctaccgtgcctcgaccatgtggagcagctatGCGACGTCTACgcgttgacgaagcagaggcgactcctcTTTTCCCAGCGGgcaagctttcgagccaaggagaggcttgaGCTTGTACACATGGACTtatgtggcccggtgacaccggccacatcgggaggacgacgctacttcctgctgctcgtcgacgacctctcccgctacatgtgggtgatggtcctcggtagcaagggagaggctacggacgccatcaggcgctcgcAGGCTGCTGTGGAGGTGGAGTGCGACCGCAAGctacgcgtgctgcgcaccgacaacaaCGGCTGAATTCgtgtcgtactgcgctgatgagggcattcagcgccactactccgcgtcaTACAGCCCGTAGCaaaacggcgtcgtcgagcggcgcaaccagacggttgtggggatggctcgggcccttctcaagcagagggagATGCCGGcggtcttctggggagaggcggtggtgtcggccgtctacatcctcaaccgctcgcctaccaaggcgctcgacggcaggacgtcgtacgaggcttggcatgggcgcaagccggcggtctcccacttgcgggtcttcggctgtctcacgttcgccaaggagcttggccacatcagcaagctcgacgacaggagcactccgggagtgttcatcggctacgcggagggctcgaaggcctaccgcatcctcgacccgaagacacagggTGTGCGCACGGTGCGCGacattgtgttcgacgaagggcgaggatgggcatgGGATAAGGCGGTGGACGATAGCTTGGCTCCGACGTACgatgacttcactgtcgagtgCGTCCACTTCGAGGAAGCTGGGGGAGTAGGTAGCTCTTCTTCGATGaccgcgtctaccccagtctccgagcctccaccgaccccgacgCCTGCTACTCcaacagcaccacgctctccagccaggacctcggctacgatgagttcttcgccggctccaccacagccagcaccgccacgcactccagcaccgacatgCACCTCTTCAGGCACGTCTACTcgaacaccagctcgtgtcgagcatagcccggttgagctcgctactctgctctctcacgacgaggagcgcatcgacgcgtaccacgatggcgagccgttgcggtaccgtacggtggagaaccttctcgaCAACCAACCGATGCCAGGACCGGGACtagtgcctcacgacctggagatgcagttgcaccttgcgtgtgacgacggcgagcctcgatcGTTTGCTGAGGCCGAGAAATACGTGGCATGGCGCACcgtgatgcagttggagatggatgcagttgagaagaaccgcacctgggagcttgctgaccttcctcgtggtcaccgcgcgatcacccttaagtgggtgtacaagctgaagagggatgaagccggcgccatcgttaagcacaaggctcgcttggtggcacgaagTTTCGTGCAGCAAGaaggggtcgacttcgacgacgccttcgctcccgtggcacggatggagtccgtgcgactccttgcgctagctgcccaggagggctagcgtgttcatcacatggacgtcaagtcggcattccttaacggcgacttgaaggaggaggtctacgtgcaccagccgccgggatttgtgaTTCTCGGCACGGAGGgcaggtgctccgcctgcgcaaggccctctatggcttgcggcaggcaccgagggcgtggaatgccaagttagaTTTCACGCTAAAAGGGACGGGCtttgagcaaagcccgcacgaggcggccatctaccgacggggcagtggagaaaatgctctgctggtgggtgtctacgtcgacgacttggtgatcaccggcaccaaggatgcggaggtggcgacattcagaggaagagatgaaggccaccttccagatgagtgacctggggcctctctcttCTACctaggaatcgaggtgcaccaggatgactccggaaTCATGCTTCGATAGACcgtctacgccaagcgcgtcgttgagctagctgggctcaccgattGCAACCCAggtctcactccgatggaggagaggctgaagctgagccgcgacagcacaacgaaggaggtggacgctacgcagtaccggcgtcttgtggggagccttcgctacctcgcccacacatggccggacttggcattctccgtcggctacgttagtcggttcatgcagcgaccgacgacggagcaccagcaggctgtgaagaggatcatccgctatgttgcggggactctcgaccacgacctctactaccctaggtgctcTAGGACGGCACACTtcatcgggtacagcgacagcgaccacgccggcgacatcgacaccagcaagagcacgagcaggATCCTCTTTCTCCTCGGTAAGTGCCTCATTAGCtgacagtcggtcaagcagcaggtggtggccttgtccagctgcgaggccgagtacatagcggcctccaccgcttcgactcaggcgctctggctcgctcgactacTTGAcaatctcctcggcagagacactagagcggtggagctcaggatggacagcaagtccgctctggccctagcAAAAAAACCCCGTTTTCCTTGAACGGAGTAAGCACAttcgggtgaggtaccacttcatccgaggctgtttggaggaagagaGCATCAAGGCAAGCTACATCAATACCAAGGACTAGCTTGCAGACCTGTTTACCGAGCCTCTTGgaaggatcaagttccttgagctctgctccaggaccgggaaggttcaactttcccacaagacgacgcacaagacttaggtgaagaatgatggataagtctctatGTTGGCTAGTCTTTGTGGGACTGCAGCAAGGACAACATCCTTGACTAGCATCTAGAACAGCATCTAGAACTAGCATATAGGACAGcatcatcttagcatctaggactagcatcttggcatatacttggctggctagcagcctataaatatgtatccccaacccctcaggttggcatgataTTTGGAAATAAACCAAAAAATTACCCCAagtcctagtgtcatcctctctcgatgagagtaagaattctgctactaccaaaagtaagaattcagcgactaacaaagtGGACAAGAAATAGTAACATAGTTTACTCAAGCTGTTGAGGATTCTGAACAAAATTCTGACGGCACAGGCTTGGCATTCAGATACAGGCAGCACATGACCACGGTGATCAGCAAACAGCACAAGTAAATTAGCACGAAGCAACAGTTGTCAACATGATGCAATTGTTAAATTGCACAGCAGATACAAATTCAGGACCAATGGTAAAGCAAAGCTTATTTGCTGAAACTGAACAGCTTGGATATTGGCGCATCCTGGGCTAAGAAGAGCAGAACAAAATAACAGGTTTGAATGAACTTATAAATTACCGTAAGTACTTTTGTCTGCTAAACATTTCCAGAGCATAGATCAGGACAAGTTCAAAGAAGCCTGCATCTTACTGAAAGTTTCTGAATTACAGGATGGAGTCAAATTCAATTTACCACAAATTAGACATTTAAAAACATTATCAACATCATTAGACGTTTTACAGATTGTCTGTCCACAGTTCAGCAAATTTCATAAATAACCACAAAATCTAGAATAGCCATATCAAAACAGAACAATCTAAATAGAAACCACAATGGCTCAGCTGTCTGCATGCCTATATTGATCTTCAGATTAAACAGAGTACCAACAGTGACATAACATATCAAACAATATTCTAACCTGCAACTGTGGCTGCAAGATGGGCAGTTCAGGAAAGAAAGGGGTCCATCAGGAAACCAAGTACTGCCAAAAACATAAGAACTACCACAGTACTACTATTGCAATCACCACATGATTATCATAAAAGCACAGTGACAACGCAAATCATTAAGCAATTCATCGAATATGACTGACAGCGAAGTCAACATAGTATAAAACTAACCTACAAAAATCATAAGAATCAAGTAACGATAAACCAAAACAAAAAAGATACAAAGTTATGACCATCATGGAGTCATACACCAAAAAGCTCATGCTGAGAAACTCTGCAACTTCCGCAAACGCTTCACAGCAGATGAAGGTTGCTTCTTCAAGACCTTCTTTGCAGAATTTGCCTTTGGCTTAGCCTTCTTCAATGGCGTCGGTGCTATGGGCCCTGGCTGAACGCCCTTTTTTAGTGCGCTTCCCCTTGGAGTAGCCGAAGGTGGCAGCCTCAAACACTGCAGTGGCAAAGGATTGTGAGGTTTCCAAACTAAATTATTCTTCATCGAGAACCTCACCCTCTTACCACTCTTCTCTCCATCCCGGGCAAGAAGATTACCTTCGCTGCCATCATCCCCACAAGAAGCTTCATACAGCTTATCAGCAGATTTTGAACGCTTCCGCTTTGTTGCCACTTTCCCACTAGCTGGTGTCACTGGTGAAGCGCCTGAGCTGCTGCCCCCTTTGGGCATACCAGCTTCTGCTGCAGCCATCTCAAACTGCTTCTGAAGATTGGACTTTAATGTCTCATCAAATGTAATGCCATCAGTACCATCACCCATCTGTTGGTCATCTACAGGAGCACCGGTACTCTTCTCAGTGGTGTTCCCTTCATCAACAACCTCCACCTtcctctttttcttcttctctttcttctccttcttgtccttcttctcacGCTTCAGATCCTTGGCCTCCTCCATCTCACCTTCAGCCAATGCAGCCTTCTtggcctttttcttcttcttttgtgcCTTTTCCTCGCCTGCATTTGGCGGCACTGGCACCTCAGTAGCCTCAAACTTAGGCACAGTGATCTCAAGACCAGATAGCTGCAAACCCTTCTCGATCTTCACAAATGCATCCCTCAACCCAAAGACCACCTTCCGGTTCGATTGCACCGTCTCTGCCTTTGCACCAATATCCAGGAACCTCTTGCTGAATCCAAACAGCAATCCAATTTTCCCGAGCTTCTCCTCAGCACTACCCTTCTCCATCTCGTCCCCTTTCTTCACCGTCTCAAGCAACCGACGGCCGCTCTCCAGTAACCTCTCAAACACGCCTGCCTTCACCTTACTCACCATCACCCTATCAGTCGACTTCTCCAGTACAGTGAAGAACGGAGCCAGCAGGGCGTCCATCGTCTCCAGGCTGACAGGGAGCACGGGCAAGAGCTCGTCAAGGAACGCCTCGGCGACATGGTACCCGAGGCCCCGGGAGGTGCCTGCGGCGACGTTATCGGCTTCCGGGAGCAAGGCCTTATTCGACAGCACGGACACGACCTGGGAGGTGACGTCGGGGGCGAAGGAATTGACGCTGAGGAGAAGGAAGGCGCGGTGGAGGAACCGGCGGTTGAGCAGGTAGAACTTGTCGAGGCGGTGGACGTCGATGTGGGCCCACTCGCGGCGGAGCGTGGTGAGGTAGGCGGCGAGGAAGGCGGCCCCGTCGGCGGGGGACGGCGGGGCGGAGACCGCGGACGCGAGGCGCGTGGCGACGGAGCTCTGGTACAGCGGCTTGTCCGCGTGCCAGAAGCAAAAGAAGAGGCCCTTCCAGAGCTTGAGGAGGTCGGTGGCGGAGAGGCGCGCCGCGGAGGCGGGCAGGAAGTCCGAGAGGAGGTAGCGGACCGCGCGCTCCCGGGTGCCGGTGTTGCAGGAGGCCAGGCGCCGCGCGATGGCGGCGGCCTCGGCGGGCGcgtctgcggcggcggcggccatgggtgGGCGGCGCGTGGGTGAGGAGGGGAAAGGGGAGGAAACCCTAGGCAGCGTTCGATTAGATTTGATCCGTCGAGAGGGATTCGTTCGTTTGTGTTTGAAATGCGCTGGCGATTTTTTTGGGTTTCTCCGGGCGGGCCGGGCGTTTCGGTCTGGCGTGCCGTGCGTGACTGGCGGGTGGGACCGTGTGGTGTCTCTGGACATGTGGGGCCATGGAAAAGGCAAGGCACAGGCAGACGTAACAGACGTTGCGTCCCGCCAGGCCAGCCGCACACACTTGGTTCGAGTTCCACTCCCGCGTGAGAACTGGGCCGAATTGTGCTGCGGCCTGCGGTGCTGACTGGTGTACTTCCATGGGCCCAACTTGCCTTACTCACACATCCGCTCGCTAgtggctgctgctggtggtgaATGGTTCCGTGGCAAAAGCAGCCCATGTCGGCCCCTTCCAATCCATCTGGGTGTGGCCCATGCACATCCGGCCATCCTGTCCCTCCCGCGCACGGGCGCACGCCGCACGCGCGCTCCTCTGACAAGCTGTTTGGTTCGGCAAAATGTAACGTCATCTGATTACGGGATTGAATGATGATACAGTCGTTTGGTTCGGTctggcccgttaaaacacaacgCACAATCGGATAACACTCCATTGAAGTCTGATACCGCCCCTCCCGGTCCCTTATCCCATTACGCGACCGCCTCTGTCTCCACCGCTCGAAGTCGACGCCTTCCTCTCTCCCCGCGCGGTGTTCCTCAATCACAcggcgacggcagcggcggcggtgaccACAAACTCTCACCGCTCACCGGTGAGCTCTCTCTAACGCTCcacctctcctcttctctctcttctcctgTGCACCAGCGCGATTTCTAAACCCTAGATGGCGTTTTTTCTTCAGGTCCAAGATCCTTACACGGAGAAGAGGACGCGCTCGATGGTGAGCTCTCTCTAAGGCTCcgcctctcctctccttctctctccccTTTCCTCTCTCTTCTCCCCGTGCACCAGCGCGATTTCTTTCAGAACC
This region includes:
- the LOC136496887 gene encoding uncharacterized protein isoform X2, whose protein sequence is MAAAAADAPAEAAAIARRLASCNTGTRERAVRYLLSDFLPASAARLSATDLLKLWKGLFFCFWHADKPLYQSSVATRLASAVSAPPSPADGAAFLAAYLTTLRREWAHIDVHRLDKFYLLNRRFLHRAFLLLSVNSFAPDVTSQVVSVLSNKALLPEADNVAAGTSRGLGYHVAEAFLDELLPVLPVSLETMDALLAPFFTVLEKSTDRVMVSKVKAGVFERLLESGRRLLETVKKGDEMEKGSAEEKLGKIGLLFGFSKRFLDIGAKAETVQSNRKVVFGLRDAFVKIEKGLQLSGLEITVPKFEATEVPVPPNAGEEKAQKKKKKAKKAALAEGEMEEAKDLKREKKDKKEKKEKKKKRKVEVVDEGNTTEKSTGAPVDDQQMGDGTDGITFDETLKSNLQKQFEMAAAEAGMPKGGSSSGASPVTPASGKVATKRKRSKSADKLYEASCGDDGSEVFEAATFGYSKGKRTKKGRSARAHSTDAIEEG
- the LOC136496887 gene encoding uncharacterized protein isoform X1, encoding MAAAAADAPAEAAAIARRLASCNTGTRERAVRYLLSDFLPASAARLSATDLLKLWKGLFFCFWHADKPLYQSSVATRLASAVSAPPSPADGAAFLAAYLTTLRREWAHIDVHRLDKFYLLNRRFLHRAFLLLSVNSFAPDVTSQVVSVLSNKALLPEADNVAAGTSRGLGYHVAEAFLDELLPVLPVSLETMDALLAPFFTVLEKSTDRVMVSKVKAGVFERLLESGRRLLETVKKGDEMEKGSAEEKLGKIGLLFGFSKRFLDIGAKAETVQSNRKVVFGLRDAFVKIEKGLQLSGLEITVPKFEATEVPVPPNAGEEKAQKKKKKAKKAALAEGEMEEAKDLKREKKDKKEKKEKKKKRKVEVVDEGNTTEKSTGAPVDDQQMGDGTDGITFDETLKSNLQKQFEMAAAEAGMPKGGSSSGASPVTPASGKVATKRKRSKSADKLYEASCGDDGSEGNLLARDGEKSGKRVRFSMKNNLVWKPHNPLPLQCLRLPPSATPRGSALKKGVQPGPIAPTPLKKAKPKANSAKKVLKKQPSSAVKRLRKLQSFSA